ACCATCGGACGGCTGGCGAGCAGCCGGCGGTTGATCCAGGTGCCCTGGCCGGCGCCGATCAGCAGCAGGGCGCCCAGCGTGGGCAGCAGCGCCCAGGCACCGGGGAAGTCCTTGTCCTTGTCCAGGACGAGGATCGCCGCGGCGATCAGCAGTATTCCGGCAGCGGCTTGCAACTCGTGGCGCAAGCTCGTCGAAGGTTTGGCCGCGGCTCGCCGGAAATGGACGTAGGCCAGGGTGCTTCCGCCCAACAGTTCCCAGAAGCGGGTGAAGGGCAGGAAGAAGGCGGAAACCGTGTCGCTATGGACCAGGTAAAGGTTGCCGCCGAAGGAGAGGGCGGCGAGCGAGAGCAGGGCGTGCGCCGGATTGGCCCGGAGGCGCCATATCAGCGCCATGAGCAGGGGATAGAGCAGGTAGAACTGTTCTTCGATGCCCAGAGACCACAGATGCAGCAGGGGCTTGAATTCGGCCGCCGTGTCGAAATAGCCCGATTCGCGCCACAGTACCAGGTTGGAAACGAACCCGGCGCCGGCGGCGACGTGTTTTCCCAGGGCCCGGTATTCGTCGGCCAGCAGCGCGAACCACCCGAACGCTAGGCCGCCCAGCAGCACGGTGATCAGTGCGGGGAATATGCGCTTGGCGCGGCGCGCATAGAAATCGGCCAGACTGAAACTGCCGGCGTCGAGGTTTCTGAAGATGATGCCGCCGATCAGGTAGCCGGAAATCACGAAGAACACGTCGACGCCGGCGAAACCGCCCGGCAGCGAACGCGGATAGGCGTGAAACACGATGACGGCCAGGATGGCGACGGCGCGCAGACCGTCGATGTCGGGGCGATAGGCGAGATGTCTGTGGGTGCGCATGTCCGGTTCAGCAGGCGCCGGTGAGCGCATCCGGCATGAGCCAGGCGCGGGGAATGCCGGCGGCAGGGCGAAAACTGCAGTTTTCCAGGGGCGGGAACGGCGGTCGAAACGACGTATGTGCTTGTCGGCGTTGTAACTGCACCGTGGGTTGGGCATCATTGTAACGATGGCCGCCAGGCATTTCGAGATTTCCCCACGTTTTTCGCATGAAACATTCAGCTTCGGAGTCCAAGCCGCTGTCGAGCGGACTGGCCATCTACCGCCGCCTGCTCCGCTATGGATTTCCGTACTGGAAGTCGTTCTTCATCGCCGTGGTGGCGATGATCGCCTATGCCGCCATCACGCCATTTTTTGCCAAGCTGATCCAGCCGCTGATCGACGGCAGCTTCATCGACAATGATCCGACGGTGCTGCGCCATGTGTCCCTGATGCTGATCGGCCTCTCGGTCCTGCGCGGCATCGCCGGCTTCCTGAGCGAATACTGCTCCGGTTCAGTCGGGCGGCGCGTGATCGCCGATCTGCGCCGGGACATCTTCGACCAGCTGCTCAATCTACCCTGCACCTTTTATGACAACGCCTCGGGTGGCCAGCTCCTGTCCAAGCTGCTGTACAACACCGAACAGGTCTCGGCCTCGCTCCAGCAAGGCATCATCACCTGCATCCGCGAAGGCTTCACCATCATCGGCCTGATGGCGCTGATGGTGTACCAGAACCTGGTGCTGTCCCTGGTGTTCCTGGTGCTGGGGCCGATTCTCGGGCTAAGCGTCCGGTTCGTCAGCAAGCGGTTCCGGCGCCTGAGCATGCGCATCCAGGAGTCGATGGGCAAGGTGAGCCATGTGACCCAGGAGGTCATCGATGCCCAGCGCATCGTCAAGGTGTTCAACGGCAAGGCTTACGAGGCCGCCAAATTCGCCAAGGAGAACGACCGCAACCAGAAGCGGCAAATGAAGCTTATCGCCACCGATGCCTTGGGCGGGGGGGTGATCCATCTCATCAGCGTTGCCGGCGTGGCCGGGATTCTCTACGTCGTTTCGCTCGATTCCGTACGGCAGACCATCACGCCGGGCAGCCTCATGGCGTTCATCGCCGCCATGGCGATGATGCTGAGCCCGATCCGCCGGCTCAGCCAGGTGGTCTCGGTCGTTCAGCGCGGCATCGCCGCGGGCGACAGCATCTTCGCCATGCTCGACATGCCGAGGGAGCGCGACACCGGACGGATCAGCCTGAAGCGCGCCCATGGGACGATCGAATACCGGCATGTCAGCCTGATTTATGACGATCGCCACGGCGCCGCGGTCGACGACGTTTCGCTCGTCATCCCGGCCGGCAAGACCGTGGCGCTGGTGGGCCAGTCGGGCAGCGGCAAGACTTCCCTGGTGCGCCTCCTCCCGCGCCTATATGAAAACTCGGCGGGCGAAATACTGATCGACGGACACGATATCCGCGAACTGAAGCTGGAGAGCCTGCGCCGGCAGATCGCCTACGTCGGCCAGGAAGTAACGCTGTTCAACGATACCGTGGCCAACAACATCGCCTATGGCTGCCTGGACAGCGTCGGTGTCGGTGCGGTCCGCGAAGCCGCGCGGGCAGCGAATGCGCTGGATTTCATCGAGGCACTGCCGCAAGGATTCGAGACCTTCGTCGGCCAGCAGGGCATCGTTCTGTCCGGCGGCCAGCGCCAGCGTATTGCCATTGCGCGGGCCTTGCTTAAAAATGCCCCTATTCTGATCCTGGATGAGGCGACCTCGGCGCTGGACGCCGAATCCGAACGCTACGTGCAACAGGCGCTGGAAGTCCTGATGCGAAACCGGACCACGCTGGTGATCGCGCACCGGCTTTCCACCATCCAGAATGCGGACCAGATTTGCGTGATGCGCGGCGGGCGTATCATCGAGTGCGGCACCCACGCCCAGCTCATGGCGGCCCGGGGCGGTTATGCCGATCTCTATGCGATGCAATTCGGCTATTCGAGCGTGCCGGAAGCGGTGGCGGTGCAAGCTGTCAGCCGATAACAGGGCCGGGCTGACCGGCGTGTGACAAGAACGGGGGATTAACCCCGCCAAGCATATCGAGGAGTGGCGTGATGACCGAGCTTCTGTTTGTCTTCACCGTGGTTTTTGTCGGTTATGTGCTTTATGAGGTCTTCAAGACCGTATCCCGGCCGGCGTCCACCGCCGATACACATTTGGCCTGCGCGCCGGAGCCGGCTGCGGAGAAACCCGCTGAAACACCCCCTGAGCCGGCAGCCGAAGAACCCGCCGTAGCTGCCGCAGCCGAGGAGAAGGCGCCGGTTACGGAGGAAGCGGCGGCGGAAGGTGAAGAAAAGGTTGTGTCGCTGCGCGATCCTGCGACCGGCGAAATCGCCGCGATTCCCACCAATTACCGGTTCGCCAAGAAGTGGATCAAGGAAGCGCTGGTCGCGGAAGGCCTGCTGGACCGGGTCTATAAGAACGCCGAGTTGGAGGGCGATACGGTGCAGAAGGTCAAAGACGCGCTCGAACGCTTCAAGGGACTGGCCAAGTATCAAGGCTAGATCGAAGGCTCCGCTGGTCGGAGCCCTTCCGTTTCTCGCAGCCGGCGGCGCGGGCGCGCCACCGGGCTTCTCTTGCGGGGCCGGCGCTTGCGTCGTGATCCCGTTCGTCTGGTTTTTTCAGGTCGATACATGAATCTCCACGAATACCAATCCAAGCGGCTGCTTGCCGAATACGGCATCCCCGTGCCGCGCGGCGGTGTCGCTTTTTCTCCCGAAGAGGCCGGGACCGCCGCCTTCGACATCGGCGGGGATCGCTGGGCCGTGAAGGCCCAGGTGCATTCCGGCGGACGCGGCAAGGCTGGCGGCGTGAAGCTGTGCGACAGCGAAGCCGACGTGGCTGCCGCTGCGCATCATCTGCTGGGCTCCGAACTGGTCACCTACCAGACCGGCGGTAAGGGGCTGCCCGTGCATGCCGTGCTGGTCGAAGAGGTGCGGGAAATCGCCCGTGAAATTTATCTGAGCCTGCTTGTCGACCGATCCAGCGCACGCGTCATGTTCCTGGCTTCCGGCGAGGGCGGCATGGACATCGAAACCGTAGCGGCCGAAGCGCCGGAGAAGATCCTTTCCTGCCGGGTGCATCCGGCCGCCGGTTTCCAGCCTCATCAGGGACGGGACATCGGCTATGTGCTGGGCTTGGACACGGCCCAGGTCGGTGCGCTGACCCGGCTGATGGCGGGCATGTACCGGCTGTTCCTGGAGAAGGATCTGAGCCAGATCGAGATCAATCCCCTGATCGTCACGGCGGATGGCGAACTGCTGGCACTGGACGCCAAGATCGGCGTCGACGACAACGCGCTGTTCGCCCACCCCGATCTGGCCGGTTTGCGCGATGCCGCCCAGGAGGATGCGCGCGAGAACGCCGCACGCGAACACGGCCTGAGCTACGTCACCCTGGGCGGGAACATCGGCTGCATGGTCAACGGCGCCGGGCTGGCGATGGCCACCATGGACATGGTCAAGCTCTATGGCGGGCTGCCGGCCAATTTCCTCGACGTCGGCGGCGGCGCCACGGCGGAGAAGGTGGCCGAAGCCTTCAAGCTGATCCTTTCGGATTCGGGCGTGCGGGCCGTACTGGTCAACATCTTCGGCGGCATCGTCCGCTGCGACCTGATCGCGGAAGGGCTGATCGCCGCGGTGCGCGAGGTCCAGGTCGGCGTGCCCGTGGTGGTGCGGCTGGAAGGCACCAACGCCGGCGAGGGCCGGGCCCTGCTGGAGCGTTCGGGTCTTGCCATCATCGCCGCCAATGAACTGGACGAGGCGGCGCGCAAGGCGGTGGAGGCAGCGGCATGAGCATCCTGATCGGCAAGGACACCCGCGTCATCTGCCAGGGTTTCACCGGCAAGCAGGCGACCTTCCATTCCCGCCAGTGCCTGGACTACGGCACGCAACTGGTAGGCGGCGTCACGCCCGGCAAGGGCGGCAGCCTGCATCTGGACCTTCCGGTGTTCAACACCGTGCGTGAAGCGGTCGATGCCACCGGCGCGAACGCCAGCATGATCTACGTGCCCCCGCCGTTCGCGGCGGATGCCATCCTCGAAGCCGCCGAGGCCGGGATTTCGGTGATCGTCTGCATCACCGAAGGCATCCCCGTCCTGCACATGCTCAAGGTCAAGGCGGCGCTGGCCTCCTACGATGCGGTGCTGATCGGCCCGAACTGTCCGGGCGTCATCACGCCCGACGAATGCAAGATCGGCATCATGCCGGGTTTCATCCACCGTAAGGGCAGCATCGGCATCGTCTCGCGCTCCGGCACCCTGACCTACGAGGCGGTCTACCAGACCACCCGGGCCGGCCTGGGCCAGAGCACCTGCGTCGGCATCGGCGGCGATCCGATCAAGGGGCTGGATTTCATCGAGGTGCTCGGCATGTTCGAGGAGGACCCGGATACCGCCGGCATCATCATGGTGGGCGAGATCGGCGGCAGCGCCGAGGAAGAGGCGGCCGAGTTCATACACGCCCACGTCAGCAAGCCGGTGGTCGGCTACATCGCCGGCCTGACCGCTCCGCCCGGAAAACGCATGGGCCATGCCGGTGCCATCATCACCGGCGGCAAGGGCACCGGGGCAGGTAAGGTGGAAGCCATGAGGAAGGCGGGTGTAGCCATGGTCGATTCGCTGTCCGATATGGGGCAGCGTATGCTGGAATTGCTGAAGAACTAAGGCCGACCGCCGATCGTAAGCCCGGCGCGCAACCGTCTTGAATCTCCGTATCGCCATCGCCCAGCTCGATTTCCTCGTCGGAGACGTCGAGGGGAACGCCGAGCGCGTGCTCGCCGCTGCGGTCCGCGCGCGGGACGAACTCGGCGCCGACGCCGTGGTGTTTCCGGAACTCGCCCTGGCGGGCTATCCGCCCGACGATCTCATCCTGCGCCCCGATTTCCTGGCTACCGTCGAAACGGCGCTGACAGCACTGGCGGCGCGAGTGCGGGGTATCGACGTGATCGTCGGTTTTCCAGAGCGGCACGACAGCTTGCCCTTCAACAGCGCGGCGGTGCTGCGCGATGGCGGCATCCACAAGATTTATCGCAAGCAGACCTTGCCCAACTACGGCGTGTTCGACGAGAAACGCCATTTTCTGCCGGGCAGCGGGCCTTGCGTGTTCGACCTTCGCGGGGTGCCGGTGGGCCTGACCATCTGCGAAGACGTCTGGTTTCCCGGTCCGGTCGAACAGGCCGCGGCGGCGGGAGCCAGGCTGGTGCTGAACCTGAACGCCTCACCTTTCCACATCGGCAAGACCGCGGAGCGCGAGTACGTGGTGCGCGAGCGTATCGCGGCAGCTGGTGTGCCGCTGGTTTACGCCAACCTGGTGGGTGGGCAGGACGAGCTGGTGTTCGATGGTGCGTCGTTCGTGATGGACGCGGCGGGCGATGTGGTCTACCGTGCGCCGCAGTTCGGCGAAATGCTGGAAGCAGTCGAGTTCGCCGTCGACGAAGGCGCGGCGCGTCCCTTGCCGGCCAGGCTCGTCGAGCCGATGGGGGAGGTCGAGAGCGTTTACGCGGCGCTGGTGACGGGTATCCGCGATTACGCCGGGAAAAACGGCTTCCGCGGCGCGGTGCTGGGGCTTTCCGGCGGCATCGATTCGGCGGTGACCCTGGCTTTGGCGGTGGATGCGCTGGGTGCGGACCAAGTCCAGGCCGCTCTGATGCCCTCGCGCTATACCTCCGACATGAGCATCGAGGATGCGCGCCTGCAAGCCGCAGCGCTGGGCGTGGCCTGGCACCTGATACCGATCGAACCCGCGTTCCGGAGCTTCCTCGATTTGCTGGCGGAACCCTTCGCCGGTGCGGCGGCGGATGTCACCGAGGAGAACATCCAAGCGCGCTGCCGCGGCATCATCCTGATGGCGTTGTCCAACAAGCAGGGCCGGATTCTGCTCACCACGGGCAACAAGAGCGAGATGAGCGTCGGTTACGCCACGCTCTACGGCGACATGGCCGGCGGTTTTGCGCCGCTCAAGGACGTGTCCAAGCTGCTGGTCTACCGCTTGGCCGAGTACCGCAATTCGATTGCGCCGGTGATCCCGCCGCGGGTGATCGAACGGGCGCCTTCCGCTGAGCTGCGGCCGGACCAGAAAGACGAGGACTCCTTGCCGCCTTATTCGGTGCTCGATCCGATCCTGGCGCTATACGTCGAGCAGGACCGTTCGATTGCCGAGATCGTCGCCGCGGGCTATCCCGAAGACGTGGTACGGCGCGTGGTGCGACTGGTCGACCGCAACGAATACAAGCGCCGGCAGGCGCCGCCGGGCGTCAAGATCACCCGCCGCGCCTTCGGTCGCGAACGGCGTTATCCCATCACCTGCGGTTTCGAGCCTTAGCCGGCGAGTATCTGCTCCACTTCGGCACGGGACGGAATGCCCGGTCGTGCGCCCAGCCTCGTGCAGCACAGCGCCCCCGCGGCGCTGGCGTAGCGGAGTAGTTCCGGCCAGTCCATGCCGGCGGCGAGACCCGCCGCGTAGGCACCGTGGAACACGTCACCAGCGCCTGTGGTGTCCACCGCTTCGACCGGAAAGGCCGGCAGCCGTCCGGATTCCGCGCCGCAGCGCCAGATCAGGCCGCGCTCACCGAGCGTGATGACCACACAGGGCGAACGTTCCGCCAGGGCGGCCAGCGCCTGTTCCGGATCATCGTTTCCCAGCCATTGCGCGGCGAATTTTTCCGAGGCGACGAGGTGATCGACGCGGAACATGAGCCATTCCGTGCCGGCGTGCAGGGAGCCGGCGTCCAGGACGGTGGAGGCTCCGCGCGTCTTTCCCCAGGCCAAGGCCGGTTCCGAAAGCCCCGGCTCATGGCCGTCGAAGAGGATGCAGCGCGCAGGCGTCGCGGGGGGAACAAAAGCTTGCGGAGGGAGTGGCCGGGTGTCGCCCTTGTAGTTGACCAGGGCGCGTTTGCCGTCCGGTTTGACCAGCACCGCGGACAGTGGGGTGGGGGAGGTGCCGCGGACCACGGACCGGGTGTCGACCCCCCCCTCGATCAGTTCTTCCAGGTGGCGCTCGCCGTAAAGGTCCGTGCCCAGATAGCCGCCGAAACCGGCTTTCAGTCCCAGGCGTGCGACGGTGATGGCGGCGTTGGCGGCCGGGCCGCCGCCGCAGGCCAGGAGAGCGTCGGCGACTATTTTTTCATCCGCCGCCGGATGGTGAGGGACGCCGAAGACGAGATCGAAGGACGCGTGGCCGACGCAGAGAACGTCGAGCGGCATCATCGCGCTACTTGTCGAAGCCGACGAAATCCCAGACCTCTTCCATGACCGTGCGTTCGTAATCCTCGTCCTTGCTGAGGCGGCCTTCGGCGTAGTTCAGCGCGTAGACGCGGGCGATGTCGTCCGCCATCTGCGGCATGTCGAGCTGGCGGTAGGCGTCCTCCATGATCTTGAGCGCGTGGGGGATGGCCTGGGTGCGCTGATACTTCTGGACCACTTCCGCGGAACGCCGGATGGCCGCCACATAGGCCCGGCGCCGCATGTAGTAGTCGGCCGCATGGATGTCGTACATCGCCAGGTTGTTGCGCAGGGCGATCGCACGTTGCTTGGCGTCTTCGCGGTAGACGCTGTTGGGGAATTTGTTGAGCAGCGTTTCGAAATCGTTGTAGGCATCGCGCGCCGACCCCGGATCGCGCTGCGAAGAATCGGTCGGCAGCCAGCGGTCGATGAAGCCGATGCCGCGGTTGTAGTTGATCAGGCCCCGGAGATAATAGGCGTAGTCGACATGGGGTTCGGTCGGATTGAGCTTGATGAAGCGGTCGACCGACGCGATCGCCGATTCCGGCTCGTTGTTCTTGTAGTAGCAGAAGGCCACGTCGATCTGGGCCTGGGTGGCGTATTCGCCGAACGGGTAGCGGGCTTCCAGTTTCTCGTATAATTTGATTGCCTTCTCGTAGGAACCGTCCATCATGGCGTGCTTGGCTTCGGCGTAGAACTGGGCCGGGCCCCAATCGGCGTGCTCATCCTTGATGTCTGCGTCTTCTTCCTTGCCCGCTGACCAGAACGGGAAGCTGGAGCAGGCGGTGAGTCCGGATACCGCGCTTCCCAGCAGGGCGGCGATCAGTACGATGCGGCGGGGGAAACCCATGAGCGGGAAACTACCTCGTGTGTGCGTTGGACGGGTGCGTCAGCCATGCGTAAGGCCCCGCAGTATAACCGTATTCACAGACCTTTTCCTCTTTCCCTGCCGTGACCCGAAGCCGAACCCTGACGACCGAAATACCGCACGAACTGGCCGGCCTGAGGCTGGATCAGGCGCTGGCGATGCTGTTTCCGGATTTTTCCCGCGCCCGCCTGCAAACCTGGATCAAGGACGGCCATGCGCTGCTGGACGGCGTTCAGGCGATACCTCGCCAGCGCCTGCTGGGCGGCGAGCGCATCGAACTGCGGGCGGAGGCCGAAGAAGTGGTCGAGTACGCCGCCGAGGCGATTCCTCTGGTCGTCGTGCATGCCGACGCGTCGATTTTCGTCATAGACAAGCCCGCCGGCTTGGTGGTGCATCCTGCGACGGGGCATCCCGATGGAACGCTGCAGAATGCCCTGCTTCACCTCGATCCTGCCCTTGCGGCGATTCCGAGATGCGGCATCGTGCACCGGCTGGACAAGGACACCAGCGGCCTGCTGGTGGTCGCCCGTACGCTCGAAGCGCACAAGTCCCTGGTGGACCAGCTCAAGGACCGCAGCGTGAGCCGCGAATACCTGGCCCTGGTTCAAGGCACGGTCACCGCCGGAGCGACGATAGACGAGCCGATCGGACGCCATCCTTCCGACCGCAAGCGCTTCGCCGTGCGTCGGGACGGCAAGGAGTCCGTGACTCACTACCGGGTGGAGGAGCGTTTTCCGCACCATACCCTGCTGCGGGTCCGGTTGGAAACGGGGCGTACCCACCAGATCCGGGTCCACATGACTCATCTGCATCATCCTCTGGTCGGCGATCCGGTCTACGGCGGCCGCGCGCGCATCCCCGCCGGCGCCGATCCGGCGCTGATCGAGGCCCTTCGAGGGTTTTGCCGGCAGGCCCTGCACGCGGCGCGGCTGGGGCTGATCCATCCCGAGACGGGCGGGGAGATGGCCTGGGAGTCGCCGCTTCCCACGGATTTCGAAGCCTTGCTGCGTCTCCTGCGGGGTCTGGCGTGACGCTCTGGATCGAGCCCGACTGGCCGGCGCCGCCGGGGGTACGGGCGGTGTCGACCCAACGCCGGGGCGGTGCGAGCGCGGGGGCTTATGCCGGCCTGAATCTCGGAGCCCATGTTGGCGATGAGCCGGAAGCGGTCGCCGCGAACCGCGCATTGCTGTGCCGCAGGCTCGATCTGCCGGCAGAGCCGGCCTGGCTGCGCCAGGTGCATGGGAGCGATGCAGTGGAAGCCGGTGTGGAACCCGAGCCGGCCGCGGATGCCAGCTACACCAGGGGCGTCGGTGTCGTCTGCGCGGTCATGACGGCCGATTGCCTGCCCGTCCTGCTCTGCACCCGCGACGGCGAGGGCGTGGCCGTCGTCCATGCCGGCTGGCGGGGCCTGGCTGGCGGCGTGATCGAGCGCGCCGTCGATGCCCTGGGTTCGGGTGAGTTGCTGGCCTGGCTCGGTCCGGCGATAGGTCCCGCGGCGTTCGAAGTCGGTGAAGAAGTGCGCGCCGCCTTCCTGGCACAGGATGCGGAAAGTGACGCGGCATTCCGGGGCAGGGATAATGGCCGCTGGCTGGCCGATATTTATCTGCTCGCCCGGCTGCGCCTCCGGCGCCTCGGCATCGGCGACGTCTACGGCGGCCACTGGTGCACCTACAGCGACGAAAGCCGCTTTTTTTCCTACCGGCGCGATGGAGTGACGGGCCGGATGGCCACGCTCATCTGGCGCGACCGCTAAACACCTTCGAACCTTTCCGCCGATGAGCGTATTACTCTGGATCTTGCTGTTTTCTTTGCTGGGCGGCGTGCTCAGTGTCCTCGCCGCCTCGCTGTTCCTCCTCATCCCGGAAGATCATCACCCGCATCTCTTGCCGCATGGCGTCAGCTTCGCCCTGGGCTCCCTGCTCAGTGTGGCGTTCCTGCACCTCATTCCGGAGGCCGCCCAAGGCGTCGGCGTCGGCAACGTCGAGATGCTGTTCGCCACGGTACTGGCCGGCATCCTCGGCTTCTTCATCCTGGAAAAGCTGCTGTTGTGGCGCCACTGCCATGCCGGCGACTGCGAGACGCACGGCGAGGGCCACTTTCATCAGCCTGCCGGCACGCTCATCGTCATCGGCGACGCAATCCACAACCTGGTCGACGGTGTGCTGATTGCGGCGGCTTTCCTGACCGACGTCCGGCTCGGCATCGTCACCAGCCTGGCCGTCGCCGCCCATGAGATTCCGCAGGAAGTGGGTGACTTCGCCATTCTGCTGCAAAGCGGCTACGGCCGGACCCGCGCGCTGTGGTACAACCTGATGTCCAGCCTGGGGACGGTGGTGGGCGGGGTGGCCGCCTATTTCGCGCTGGAGCGGATGAATGGCGTGCTGCCTTACGTGCTGGCACTGGCGGCGTCCAGCTTCATCTACGTCGCCGTCGCCGACCTGATTCCCTCGCTGCACCGCAGGACGCATCTCGCCGCGGCCATCCAGCAACTCGTCATGATCGCGGCCGGCATCGCCCTGATCGTGACGGTCAACCATTGGGCCGAGGGCATGCATCCGGAGACGCCCAAGACGGCTCCCCTCATATCGCGATGACGGTGCCGAGTTCCACCACCCGATCCACCGGCAGCTTGAAGTAGCCGGTCGGGTTGTAGGCGTTGCGGAACATGGAGATGAACAGGACTTCCTCCCAGCGGTTCAGGCTTCGCTCGGCGGAACGGATCAGCGTTTCCCGGCCCAGGAAGAAAGTCGTCTGGTCCAGATCGATGTGCAGCCCGCCATGGCGGCACAGGTTCAGCATGCGCAGCACGTTGGGCCGCTCCATGAAGCCGAAGCGGGTCGTGATGCGGAAAAAGTTGTGGTCCAGGGCCTCGATGGTGATTTTTTCCTTCTCCGCCGCGTAGGGCTTGTCGAGCGTGCTCATGGTGAGCAGGATCACCCGCTGGTGTATCACCTGGTTGTGTTCGTAGTTGCGCAGCAGGGCGAAGGGGAGGCTGAGGTTGCGGGCGGTCAGGAAGATCGCGGTGCCGGCCGGCCGGAACGGCGGCGGCTCGTCGGTCAGCCGCTGCAGGAACCGGCTCAAGGATTCGGACTCCTGTTGCAGACGGGCGAACAGGACGTCGCGGCCTTTTTTCCAGGTGGACATGACAATGGCCAGGATCAGACCCAGGCTCAGGGGGATCCAGCCGCCGTCGCCGAGCTTGGCGAGATTGGCCGTCAGGAAGGACAGGTCGACGGACAGCAGCACGGCGCCGGTGAGGAGCAGCGCCAGGCCCGGCCAGCGCCAGGTGTCGTGGGCGACGACCAGGGCCAGGAGAGTGGTGACCACCATGGTGCCGACCACGGACAGTCCGTAGGCCGAGGCCAGGCTGGAAGACGAGCCGAACACCAGCACCAGGGCCAGTACCGAGACCAGCAGCAGGCGGTTGACCGCCGGGGCATAGATCTGGCCCCGTTCGGATTCGGAGGTGTGGACCATGCGCTGGCGTGGCAGGTAATCGAGCTGGATGGCCTGGTGGGTCAGCGAAAATGCGCCTGAGATCACGGCCTGCGAGGCAATCACCGTGGCGATCGTGGCCAGGCCGATCATCGGGTACAGCGCCCATTCCGGGACCAGGAGATAGAACGGATTCTGTACCGCTTCGGGATTGCGGATCAGCAGGGCGCCCTGGCCGAGATAGTTCAGGATCAGGCCGGGAAACACCACGGCGAACCAGGTGGCGCGGATGGGGATCTTGCCGAAATGGCCCATGTCGGCATACAGGGCTTCGGCACCGGTGACCGCCAGCACCACCGCGCCCAGCGCGGCAAAGCCCATCCCCTGGTGCATCGTAAGAAAGCGGAATCCGTACAGCGGATTGAATGCAGCCATGACTTCAGGGGTCTGGCGCATGCTGTCGAAACCCAGCGCGCCGATGGCCAGGAACCACAACAGCATGATGGGGCCGAACAGCTTGCCGACGCGTTCCGTCCCGCGGCGCTGGATCAGGAACAGCGCCAGCAGGACCAGGATGGACCCCGGAACCACGTAATGCGACAGTGCCGCGGCGGCTACCCCCAAGCCCTCCATCGCACCCAGCACCGAAATGGCGGGCG
This portion of the Methylococcus mesophilus genome encodes:
- the msbA gene encoding lipid A export permease/ATP-binding protein MsbA is translated as MKHSASESKPLSSGLAIYRRLLRYGFPYWKSFFIAVVAMIAYAAITPFFAKLIQPLIDGSFIDNDPTVLRHVSLMLIGLSVLRGIAGFLSEYCSGSVGRRVIADLRRDIFDQLLNLPCTFYDNASGGQLLSKLLYNTEQVSASLQQGIITCIREGFTIIGLMALMVYQNLVLSLVFLVLGPILGLSVRFVSKRFRRLSMRIQESMGKVSHVTQEVIDAQRIVKVFNGKAYEAAKFAKENDRNQKRQMKLIATDALGGGVIHLISVAGVAGILYVVSLDSVRQTITPGSLMAFIAAMAMMLSPIRRLSQVVSVVQRGIAAGDSIFAMLDMPRERDTGRISLKRAHGTIEYRHVSLIYDDRHGAAVDDVSLVIPAGKTVALVGQSGSGKTSLVRLLPRLYENSAGEILIDGHDIRELKLESLRRQIAYVGQEVTLFNDTVANNIAYGCLDSVGVGAVREAARAANALDFIEALPQGFETFVGQQGIVLSGGQRQRIAIARALLKNAPILILDEATSALDAESERYVQQALEVLMRNRTTLVIAHRLSTIQNADQICVMRGGRIIECGTHAQLMAARGGYADLYAMQFGYSSVPEAVAVQAVSR
- the sucC gene encoding ADP-forming succinate--CoA ligase subunit beta, which produces MNLHEYQSKRLLAEYGIPVPRGGVAFSPEEAGTAAFDIGGDRWAVKAQVHSGGRGKAGGVKLCDSEADVAAAAHHLLGSELVTYQTGGKGLPVHAVLVEEVREIAREIYLSLLVDRSSARVMFLASGEGGMDIETVAAEAPEKILSCRVHPAAGFQPHQGRDIGYVLGLDTAQVGALTRLMAGMYRLFLEKDLSQIEINPLIVTADGELLALDAKIGVDDNALFAHPDLAGLRDAAQEDARENAAREHGLSYVTLGGNIGCMVNGAGLAMATMDMVKLYGGLPANFLDVGGGATAEKVAEAFKLILSDSGVRAVLVNIFGGIVRCDLIAEGLIAAVREVQVGVPVVVRLEGTNAGEGRALLERSGLAIIAANELDEAARKAVEAAA
- the sucD gene encoding succinate--CoA ligase subunit alpha; translated protein: MSILIGKDTRVICQGFTGKQATFHSRQCLDYGTQLVGGVTPGKGGSLHLDLPVFNTVREAVDATGANASMIYVPPPFAADAILEAAEAGISVIVCITEGIPVLHMLKVKAALASYDAVLIGPNCPGVITPDECKIGIMPGFIHRKGSIGIVSRSGTLTYEAVYQTTRAGLGQSTCVGIGGDPIKGLDFIEVLGMFEEDPDTAGIIMVGEIGGSAEEEAAEFIHAHVSKPVVGYIAGLTAPPGKRMGHAGAIITGGKGTGAGKVEAMRKAGVAMVDSLSDMGQRMLELLKN
- a CDS encoding NAD+ synthase, with the translated sequence MNLRIAIAQLDFLVGDVEGNAERVLAAAVRARDELGADAVVFPELALAGYPPDDLILRPDFLATVETALTALAARVRGIDVIVGFPERHDSLPFNSAAVLRDGGIHKIYRKQTLPNYGVFDEKRHFLPGSGPCVFDLRGVPVGLTICEDVWFPGPVEQAAAAGARLVLNLNASPFHIGKTAEREYVVRERIAAAGVPLVYANLVGGQDELVFDGASFVMDAAGDVVYRAPQFGEMLEAVEFAVDEGAARPLPARLVEPMGEVESVYAALVTGIRDYAGKNGFRGAVLGLSGGIDSAVTLALAVDALGADQVQAALMPSRYTSDMSIEDARLQAAALGVAWHLIPIEPAFRSFLDLLAEPFAGAAADVTEENIQARCRGIILMALSNKQGRILLTTGNKSEMSVGYATLYGDMAGGFAPLKDVSKLLVYRLAEYRNSIAPVIPPRVIERAPSAELRPDQKDEDSLPPYSVLDPILALYVEQDRSIAEIVAAGYPEDVVRRVVRLVDRNEYKRRQAPPGVKITRRAFGRERRYPITCGFEP
- a CDS encoding carbohydrate kinase family protein; the protein is MMPLDVLCVGHASFDLVFGVPHHPAADEKIVADALLACGGGPAANAAITVARLGLKAGFGGYLGTDLYGERHLEELIEGGVDTRSVVRGTSPTPLSAVLVKPDGKRALVNYKGDTRPLPPQAFVPPATPARCILFDGHEPGLSEPALAWGKTRGASTVLDAGSLHAGTEWLMFRVDHLVASEKFAAQWLGNDDPEQALAALAERSPCVVITLGERGLIWRCGAESGRLPAFPVEAVDTTGAGDVFHGAYAAGLAAGMDWPELLRYASAAGALCCTRLGARPGIPSRAEVEQILAG
- a CDS encoding outer membrane protein assembly factor BamD: MGFPRRIVLIAALLGSAVSGLTACSSFPFWSAGKEEDADIKDEHADWGPAQFYAEAKHAMMDGSYEKAIKLYEKLEARYPFGEYATQAQIDVAFCYYKNNEPESAIASVDRFIKLNPTEPHVDYAYYLRGLINYNRGIGFIDRWLPTDSSQRDPGSARDAYNDFETLLNKFPNSVYREDAKQRAIALRNNLAMYDIHAADYYMRRRAYVAAIRRSAEVVQKYQRTQAIPHALKIMEDAYRQLDMPQMADDIARVYALNYAEGRLSKDEDYERTVMEEVWDFVGFDK